CGTACTTCAGCAGACAAATTGCAGAGGGCTCTGGCTGCCTGGGCGCGCTGAGAGGCGTCGCCGTTTTCAAGAAACTTAATCGCCTGATCCAAGTAAAATTCAGCATCCACCATGACTCCAGCGCTTATGCATGCTTGGAGGCAATGAAATCGCTGAGAAAGTAGAGCGTCTGATTTGATGAGCTGCAGCAGTTCAACGGGCCGCTCCGGCGATGTTTGACACCACTTAAGTATCTGAGCGTACGAGGAATGGCTGAGTATGGGATTGTCATTAGGGATTACCCGAGAAATTAGCTCAAGTAAATCTTCAGTGCTAATGGCAATTGAGCCAAACGCCGGTAGGAGAATCTCCATCCCATATAGCAATTCGTTGTTCGAAAAGCGGGAATGCTCAGGCAGAGGGATGAGGGTGCGCAGATCGACATCCATTGACTGATGAGCATCGATCAAAGCTTGGGAGAAGAGCGCGCTATCGTGCCGCCAGCTATTCTCAATTATTAGATCTAATAGCTTGTTTTCTGCAAAGGCTCTAACAATTTCATCTCGCGATTGGGTAGTCATAGCAGCTCCTGCCAAGAAGTCCATTGCTCAGGTATCGCTTAGCTTGGTCGTATACTAGATGTTACGACCGCCATGAAGCGAGTGACTAGCAAGTCTTTTATTTAACATAATATACATTATGCGAAGTTACGGTTATGCCTGCCTGCACCGAGACGACCTTTGCCTATCCATCTCTCTGGCTCACCGCCAGGCGATCCCGGTCACAGACTATCAGCCACCAGCGATTCAGAATCTGAGCCCTCTGCCGGCTTGCTCGGTTTTGTCTGGCAAATCCCGGCGACGGTTTGCTCAAGGTGCTGCTGCCGGCTTTACTCTCGTTGGCGCTGCCTTTCCACTCGCTGCATCGCGGTCTGTGTCGTACGCGAATATCTTGTTCGTTCCGTCGATCCAATTTCTCTCCACAGGAGCTGTTCATGGCTTATCAAGCCGCTTCCGATCGCTACGACCGTATTCCTTACCGCCGAGTCGGCCGCAGTGGCCTGGTGCTGCCGGCGCTGTCGCTTGGGCTGTGGCACAACTTCGGCGATACCACGCCGCTGGATCGTCAACGCGCCTTGCTGCGGACCGCTTTCGATCTGGGCATCAACCACTTCGACCTGGCCAACAATTACGGGCCGCCCTATGGCAGTGCCGAGATCAATTTCGGCCGGCTGCTGCGTGAGGACTTTGCGGCCTATCGCGACGAGCTGATCATCTCCAGCAAGGCCGGCTGGGACATGTGGCCTGGCCCCTATGGTCAAGGTGGCGGTTCGCGCAAGTACGTGCTGGCCAGCCTGGACCAGAGCCTCAAGCGCCTGGGACTGGACTACGTCGATATCTTCTATTCGCACCGTTTCGATGAGCATACGCCCCTGGAAGAAACGGCCGGTGCCCTGGCCAGCGCTGTCCAGCAAGGCAAGGCGCTCTATATAGGCATCAGCTCCTATTCGGGGACCAAGACCCGCGAAATGGCCAAGCTGCTGGCTGAATGGAAGATCCCGTTGCTGATCCATCAACCAGCCTACAACTTGCTCAATCGCTGGATCGAGAAGGATCTGCTGGATGCAACCGAGGAAATCGGCAGCGGCGTGATCGCCTTTACGCCGCTGGCCCAGGGGCTGCTGACCGATAAATACCTCAACGGTGTGCCCGCGGAAGCCCGGGTCAATCAGCCCGGTGGCCAGTCGCTGCAGCAAGGTCATCTGTCGGCCGAAAATCTCGAGCGGGTTCGCGCCCTGAACGCCATCGCCCAACGCCGTGGGCAGAGTCTCGCGCAACTGGCATTGGCCTGGACCCTGCGCGATCCGCGGATCACCAGCGCCCTGATCGGCGCCAGTCGGCCGGAGCAGATCGTGGAGAACGTGGCGGCCTTGGACAACCTGGCCTTTACCGCCGAAGAACTGGCC
The window above is part of the Pseudomonas oryzihabitans genome. Proteins encoded here:
- the mgrA gene encoding L-glyceraldehyde 3-phosphate reductase; translation: MAYQAASDRYDRIPYRRVGRSGLVLPALSLGLWHNFGDTTPLDRQRALLRTAFDLGINHFDLANNYGPPYGSAEINFGRLLREDFAAYRDELIISSKAGWDMWPGPYGQGGGSRKYVLASLDQSLKRLGLDYVDIFYSHRFDEHTPLEETAGALASAVQQGKALYIGISSYSGTKTREMAKLLAEWKIPLLIHQPAYNLLNRWIEKDLLDATEEIGSGVIAFTPLAQGLLTDKYLNGVPAEARVNQPGGQSLQQGHLSAENLERVRALNAIAQRRGQSLAQLALAWTLRDPRITSALIGASRPEQIVENVAALDNLAFTAEELAEIDTHAVEGDINLWAKPSSAE